The sequence TCTTCCGGTTCCATCCGGGGCCAGCAATCATGCATCAACCATTGAGAGATCGAGCATATATGCAGGTAATCTGTATGCATGTATTTTAGATTTCTGTCGCATCATTCAGGCACGCATATGGCTGCACTGAATTAGGGGAGCGTGTGCAATGGAATTACCCGCAGGAAAACAGTGGCTGCATCACACCATTACGATTAGACGACACCTTTTAAGAAATTGATCCAGTTCGATCTAACGGCCAGAAAACACAGTTAAAACAGTACAGTATACACACAAAAAAGATGCGACAAACAGTTGTACACTGCAACTCAGCACCAATACTGAGCAGACTAAGCTGAGCTAACTAGACTAAATTAAACCGCCGAGACTAAGGCACTACGACATCATCAGCGACTTGAGTGACCGGGCTTTTACAGGCTTCCTCCACCTCTTCTTGAACGGGGCCTTCCTCTTGGTGCCGCGGGGTTGTTCGCCATTGCAGCCAAGCGCTTCCTCGTCGCTGCTCTCCTCGTCCCAGCCTGCGATCCCAGTGGTGCCGTCTTTGCCCGTAGGCTTGTCGACCACACGTACTGATGCCACTGCTTCTTGATGGTTTGAGTCATCAGCTTGTTCCTGACCTGCAGTAAAATTAAGTTGCATTTCGGACTGTGCCTCCTCTTTTGATGGTTTAGCAGGCAGTGGAAGTTCCTGCACGCCACATCACTGCTCTCCTTGTCACAGCCCACCATCCTAGCGGTGCCAGGCTCGTCGACGACGTGTGCTGATGGCGGGAGCACTGCTTGATGGTCTGATTCATTCACTTGTACCTGACAAGCACTAAAATCAAGTTGCATCTCAGATGGTGCCTCCTCTTTCAGAGTTTCAGCAGGCAGAATAGGTTCTGGCACGCTATCACTGCATGACGTGCGGCGCTTTTTGGTGCCGGGGCCGAACCCCGCATAGTAGTAGAACCCCTCGCCCAGGTCGATGTCGGGCCTCTTTCTACGTGGCTTGTCGCTGACGGGGGGCTTCTGGTCCAAGTGGTACGGGCAGTAGGAGTTGGGCTCACTCGCGGGCCGCTGGCAGCACCACCTCTTGTCGCCTTTCTTCCGGCACCTCCACACTCCTTTCTGCACTTTGAACCCCTTATTTGGCTTCGGCTTCCTCTCCATCTTTTCCACAGCTTTGTGCAGTTTCAAGATGACCCCGTCAACCATATCTACGGCCAAGTCTTCCTCCTCCTTGATGGAGCCGGTAGGCATGGTAATGCTTGCTGGGAAGAGCCAGCTACCTCGCCAGGAAACACTCATGAAGCAAGTCTCCACGAAGAGTTTCTCCACCTGAATGAAATGGTAATTCGGAAAATACACGTCAACGAACGAGAAAATAGCCAGCTGCtacctgctactgctgttgctgaaCTGAAATGTGGGGCGGACGGGTAAGTAGGGCTCGACAGATGAACTTGCAGTTGCAGGCCGATTAGCCACCGCGGCGCCGCCAGCCGGTCACAGATTAGTGCGAGGAAACTAACTGACGCGCCCTACTGCTAGACCTTGACGCCGCTCCACGGGCGCGGGGGGAGCGGAACCCTAGCGACATGCTCCAGACCCCGAAAGGTAACCTCCGCAGAGGAGGTAGCGAGGCGGAGATGCTAGCTGCTAGCTACACAGCGTCGCAGTAATCCGCAGTACATACAGCAAGCTGCGGCCAGGCAGGAGAGCACGGAGCAAGAAGCGAGGGGGTCGGGTGGTGAGGAAATTACCTGGGGATCCGAGAAGTCGAGCTGCGCCATGAGGTCCCATGGCGACCGGCTGAGCTCGCAGCAGGGCTCCCCGCCGGAGGAGGTCTTCGGCCCCACGAACCCGGCGCGGGATTCGTGGGCTGGGGCTCGGGCTGGCGGCGGGGGCGGCTCGAATCGGGGCGGCTCCGTGCAGGAGGCGAATGCGGCGGAGTCAAGCAGGCGGGAGGCGGACCTGCGGATCCGCATGGCGGGCGGGGAGGGGCGAGGCGCGAGGGGAGCTCGGGATCTGGAGGGATAGGGAGCAAGGTAGGGTTTGAGATTTGTGAGAGGTAGCAGCAGGATGTCGATACGAGAGGAGGCCGCTGCAGAGGACGAAGGCTTTAGTGTGACTGTGTGAGTTCGAGCAGGGGCCCACTCGTCAGTGAAGCCGCCGATTATTTACAGAGTGAGTGCTGGACATGTGTACGGCCCAAATTTTATGCGCATACCTATTTTTTTTCGGAACGCCCATAGGTCCCGAGCGTTCTGGATTTAACCATGGCAAAACGAATGATTTTTTTTTtgtaatttactactccctccgttcggaattacttgtctcgaaaatggatgtatctagaactaaaatacatctaaatacatctatttctacgacaagtaattttgaacggagggagtaataaaaggACCTGTGTGTTGCAACGAAAAAAAAATATCAAAATCTCCAATGACAATGACCAAATTTTGTTCACAACTTATCGCATGATTTTGAAACAAATGCAAGAAAATGTATCTTTTTTAAAATTTATTCACAAATTGAAGCAATGTttacatttttaaaaaaatatcatggTTGTCAAAAAACTTGGTATTTCAAAAAACAATATCTTGGTTGTCAAAAATCTTGGTATTTCTGAATTCCAATAAACATCTTTTTTTTAAACATACTATGATATTCCGATCCACCTTGGCAGTTCATTCTTCAAAATTCACGCGGGTATATAGTCACAAAGACTCAGAAGCATTACAATTAAACTACATACCTTCGATCATTCGTGAGAAGTTTTtcgaatttgggaacatttttttaCTATTTACAAACATTTTGTTAAAATTGTGAACCATTTTTTTcattttgcaaacggtttttaagCATTTTCTTTTGAATCGGCGAACAATTCTACAACAGACATTTCAAAATTGGTGTTTTTTTAaatacaagaacattttttgaaatgcatgaacattttttggatcAGCATAAATTTTATGAATCAATAAACTCTTTTAGAATTcacgatttttttaaaattttaggACATTTTACacaatgcatgaacattttttgaattagcaAATATTTTGTTTAATTTCATTTATAATTATTAATACACGGTCCTTTTTTAAAAATTAtgaacttattttattttaataaaaaaattcaaaattgcaaacatttttttgaatatgcaaacatttttttgaatatgcaaacatttttttgaatatgcaaacaatttttgaaaaatccCGAGCATTTTTTGAACTAAAAAACATTTCAGGTTTTATTGAACATTTTATTTAAAAATTCTCCTTTTTTATATTTCAAAAGTTTTTTAAGTTCCAAATTATTTAATGTAGAAAAAAAGGAacataaaaattaaaataaaaaataaaaataaaaaaacaggcgCCCGCATGAtatgtctgcaacgtatctattattttgattgtttcatgctattatattatctgttttggatgtttaatgagcattaatatgctattttatattattttttagactaACCTCTTAACCGAGGGCCcaatgtcagtttctgttttttttgcctattttagagttttgcagaaaaggaataccaaacggagtccataaggaatgaaacctttgcgatgatcttttttggaccgaaagcaaaccagaggACTTGGAGgtgaagtcggagatgcaacgaggtggccacgaggcaggagggcgggcccagggggtagggcacgccctccaccctcgtgggcccctcgtagctcccctgacctagtccttcacctatatatatatactcttataccctgaaaacatccaggagagccgcGAAACCActtttttccaccgccgcaaccttctgtacccgtgagattccatcttggggccttttccggcgtcttgccggagggggattcaatcacggagggcttctacatcaacaccattaccaaTCCGATGaatcgtgagtagtttaccacagacctttgagtccatagttattagctagatggcttcttctctctctttgattctcaataccatgttctcctcgatgttcttgaagatctattcaatgtaatactcttttgtggtgtgtttgccgagatccgatgaattgtggatttatgatcaagattatctatgaatattatttggttcttctctgaattcttatatgcatgatttgatatctttgcaagtctcttcgaattgtcggtttagtttggcctactagattgatctttcttgcaatgggagaagtgctgagctttgggttcaatctcgcggtgtcctttcccggtgacagtaggggcagcaaggcacatattgtattgttgccatcaaggataaaaagatgggttttttatcatattgcttgagttaattcctctacatcatgtcatcttgcttaatgtgttactccgttctttatgaacttaatactgtagatgcatgctggatagcgggcgatgtgtggagtaatagtagtagttgcaggcaggagtcggtctacttgacacggacgtgatgcctatgttcatgatcattgccttagatgtcgttataactatgcgctcttctatcaattgcttagcagtaatttgttcacccaccgtaatatatgctatcttgagagaagccactagtgaaacctatggcccccgggtctcttttccatattattaaatctcgtttacatcttgctagtttccgacctactattttgcaatatttgctttccaatctataaaccaaaaataccaaaaatatttactttaccgtttatctatctctatcagatctcacttttgcgagtgaccgtgaagggattgacaacccctttatcgcgttggttgcaagttgttgattgtttgtgcaggtattcggtgacttgtgcgtcgtctcctactggattgataccttggttctcaaaactgagggaaatacttacgctactttgttgcatcaccctttcctctttaagggaaaaccagcgcaagctcaagaggtagcaagaaggatttctggcgccgttgccagggagatctatgccaagtcaagccatgccaagtacccatcataaactcgtttcccttgcattacattattcgccattcgcctcttgttttcctctcccccacttctaaaatgattttcgaaaacctttgctttttcttcgcccctcttccgttcgtctcttttcgcttgtttCTTATGCACTTGTTTGTTAGAttggtttgttgccatcatgtctgaaactggggaggttatcgttgaaaatcttgaagaaacACTTGAGTCTTTCTCTTTGAATCATGAAATTGAAACTCCACCTAATTACAAAACGAAAATCTTTTGCATGGGggacggtaatattattgggaaaagtATTATCCAAGAATTTTTTTGATTGCACGGGATCCATGCCTATTAATAAAAAGTCTATTCTTCTTGAGACCAACTGTTATGCAGATGCCATTGTTATGCTTGTACCTTGAGGCTTTTGAGGAGTTTGATTGGATTACTAGAGGAATTTATGTAGGATTCAATAGAGATTGATTGAATAAAATGATGAAGGAACCCATTAGAAATGAACTACGCattttatatgatgatatatacgATGATGATCCCGACTATGGGTTTATGAATGTTAAAATTACAAATCAAAGTCCTTTCCATGATTTAAGTTCTTTTAAAAGGGAAATAAGGGAAAGGATAGATTTGCTAAGACAAGCTTTGGAGGATTCGATGAGGAAAGAATTGCATATTGAAGAtagcaatacttagatctatcactacaaaaaaaagacacatccgtgacattttgggccgaacgaatttttttcctgtcatacatatgacacttctatgacgataattatgacaaaacccagtatcatcatagatgtggtgggctcctacttctatgacaaaaaatcatgacagaaaatgggcttttcatcttgggcgggccggagacgcagctgcatgacattctttgggccgtccatgacggaaaaaaccgtggtagaagcgagggggaggagaatttcggggagttgccggttacggtgggaggtcgggggcggagcgatgcgcgtttctctcgtacgtacgcgtgtgtgtgcgaggcgttggctctaactgaagccgagcgaggcgttgggctctaactgaacccgagcgattgcactgcaggctacacgttactgaatccgagcgatcgatcgatggctgtcaactgaacccgatggagcgattccttcactactgctgctaactggagCTGattgattggatgaatagtgaNNNNNNNNNNNNNNNNNNNNNNNNNNNNNNNNNNNNNNNNNNNNNNNNNNNNNNNNNNNNNNNNNNNNNNNNNNNNNNNNNNNNNNNNNNNNNNNNNNNNNNNNNNNNNNNNNNNNNNNNNNNNNNNNNNNNNNNNNNNNNNNNNNNNNNNNNNNNNNNNNNNNNNNNNNNNNNNNNNNNNNNNN comes from Triticum aestivum cultivar Chinese Spring chromosome 5B, IWGSC CS RefSeq v2.1, whole genome shotgun sequence and encodes:
- the LOC123117600 gene encoding uncharacterized protein, whose amino-acid sequence is MRIRRSASRLLDSAAFASCTEPPRFEPPPPPARAPAHESRAGFVGPKTSSGGEPCCELSRSPWDLMAQLDFSDPQVEKLFVETCFMSVSWRGSWLFPASITMPTGSIKEEEDLAVDMVDGVILKLHKAVEKMERKPKPNKGFKVQKGVWRCRKKGDKRWCCQRPASEPNSYCPYHLDQKPPVSDKPRRKRPDIDLGEGFYYYAGFGPGTKKRRTSCSDSVPEPILPAETLKEEAPSEMQLDFSACQVQVNESDHQAVLPPSAHVVDEPGTARMVGCDKESSDVACRNFHCLLNHQKRRHSPKCNLILLQVRNKLMTQTIKKQWHQYVWSTSLRAKTAPLGSQAGTRRAATRKRLAAMANNPAAPRGRPRSRRGGGSL